The genome window CATGGCGATGGCTTCTGGCGTTATGGCCGCAGAAACGATCATGCAGGCGCGTGAGGCCGGAGATTTTTCAGAGCGCATGCTTGATTCCTACCGCACGAATCTGTTGAATAGCTTCGTGGGGCAGGACCTTAAAAAATACAAGGATGCCACTCATCACTTCGAGAAGTTCCCGCAGTACTTCGAGCAGTACATTCCCATGGTGAACAAGGCAGCCAGCCAGATGTTCACCGTGGACGGCACTTCCAAATGGACCAAGCAGAAAAAGATCTGGAGCGAGCTTGGGACTGCCAAGGAAAAATGGAAAATGGCTCGCGATCTGATGAATGCATGGAGGGTGATGAAGTGATGTCAGATATCCCCAAAGGGCAGTCGATCGAAGAAAAACAATACCTGGTCCGTTTCAAGGCCGATACGCAGTCACATCTGCACGTACTCAGTGCAGATGTTTGTGCAACCCAATGTCCCGATAAGCTATGTACCATTTTTTGCCCGGCTGAAGTATACAAATGGGAAGAGGTGCGGATGCATGTGGGATACGAAGGGTGTCACGAATGCGGAAGCTGCCGGATTGGCTGTCCCTATGAAAACATCAAGTGGGAGTACCCAAAAGGCGGTCACGGAATTATCTTCAGACTCGGTTAATGGGCGGGGATGTGCCATGATCCAGGAGGGCGACAAAGTCGTTTTTCTCAAAGATGGAGTTCGGGGAATTGTCATCCGTGTCGAAGAAGACCGTTGCCATGTTTTATGGGAGGATGAGTTTGTCAGCTGGGAGAAGAAAGAGTGGCTGCGACTGGAGCCGATGGAAAAGAAAGAACAGCGGGAGTAGTTCGCCCGCTGTTCTTCAGATTCGAGAGGTCACCGAAGCTCGTAAGGCAATGGCAGCGCCTTTTGCCCCGTGATTCGGTAACAGCCCAGGATCGGCTGTGGTGATGCGAGGGATAAGATGAGGTATGCTGCATCTGTATAATAGGCGTACGCTATGTCCTCAAGGGAAGGAACGGGAGGCGCTGTGGGATGAGAGTGATAGATCCCCACCAGCGTCTCG of Brevibacillus choshinensis contains these proteins:
- a CDS encoding ferredoxin family protein, with the protein product MSDIPKGQSIEEKQYLVRFKADTQSHLHVLSADVCATQCPDKLCTIFCPAEVYKWEEVRMHVGYEGCHECGSCRIGCPYENIKWEYPKGGHGIIFRLG